The nucleotide window TCTGGCGAACATGGTTCATGGCGGTCAATGCCCTCCCGGAGGAACGGCGGGCCGCTCTCCGCGTTCATCGCGCACAAAGGTCCAGAGGAAGGTGGAAGCCGCAAGGGCTGTTCCGCTGATCACGAAGATTATCGTCTTGTCGCCCGCGGCCTGGATCACGGAACCCAGCACCAGGCTGACGAGCAGCTGGGGGATCACCACGGATAGATTGAACAGCCCCATAAAGAACCCCATGCGGCCGGTCTCCACTTTCTCTGACATGATCGCGAACGGCAGCGAGACCACCGAACCCCAGCCGATCCCGACGACCGCCATGAGGAGATAGAGCATCAGCGGGGTGTCTCCGACAGCGACGATCCCGAAGTAGCCGGCCGCCATGATGGCCATGGCGATGGTATGGACGCGCACGCGGCCGATCCTGCGCGCGAGCGGTTCGAGCACAGGCGCCGGGAGAAGGAACCCGATCGTATTGAGCACGGCAAAGGCGATAGGAATGATCCGCCCCGTTTCCTCCGCCGCCAGTGCGGCATCGAGAGGCAGCGGCATCTTCTGTTGAATGAACGCGATGATGTACACGAACATCGTCTGCACGCCGATCCACGCGAAGGCATGCGCGAAGAAGAGCTCAAAGAGCTGCCCCCACTGCGTGCGGCGGACGGCCACCGTGCCCTCGCCTGCCGACGCGACACCTGCCAGCGCACGGGGCTCTTCGATGAAGAACACGG belongs to Ignavibacteriota bacterium and includes:
- a CDS encoding MFS transporter yields the protein MNDIQRRLARSFYALVSLPSTAMGFALSVQISALSWLLTTRYHLDIHQVGIVWAAGPLAGIVGQVVIGLISDRVWFWGGRRRPFIVIGGTLAALMLLALPNIGEIDGALGIGNLLVVATAVALTLDLAINISFNPTRSIIADVTPEGAARTRGYTWMQTISGFFGVLAYVIGAAAGNFMLIYAGVGLVLAFSLIPVFFIEEPRALAGVASAGEGTVAVRRTQWGQLFELFFAHAFAWIGVQTMFVYIIAFIQQKMPLPLDAALAAEETGRIIPIAFAVLNTIGFLLPAPVLEPLARRIGRVRVHTIAMAIMAAGYFGIVAVGDTPLMLYLLMAVVGIGWGSVVSLPFAIMSEKVETGRMGFFMGLFNLSVVIPQLLVSLVLGSVIQAAGDKTIIFVISGTALAASTFLWTFVRDERGERPAVPPGGH